A stretch of DNA from Granulicella pectinivorans:
GTAGCCCCGGATTTCGAAGGCGTAACGGATGCGGATCTTTTCGAGGGATTGTTCGAAGAGGTTTCTGGAGGATGGGGTGGAGAGGTAGGGTTTGCGTTTGTGGCAGGAGAAGGTTACGAAGTGCAGGTGGTGCTCGCGTTGGTAACGGACTAGTCCGCGGGGCATGGTGGGATTTTAGTCGTTGTTTAGAGTGAGAGGTGGGGTGAGCTTCTCTGCAAACCCACATCCCAGAAGCGGGATGTGGGGCACCCGCAGAGGATGTATCATCCGTTACATGTTAAGTCTATTTGGCAAAGAGATCCGGCCATCGATCGACCAAGTTTTCACACCGAGACGCACGGAAGTGAATCGCGCGATATATGTTGACAGAGTTGCGCTGGAGAAGGCCCTCATTCGGGCGTTGGGCGGCTCACTGCATACGATGATCTATGGCGAGAGTGGGAGCGGGAAATCTTGGCTCTACAAAAAAGTTCTTTCGGACATCGGAGCCCTGGTGGCAACTGCAAATTGTGCGAACGCAGTTCGATTGAAGTCACTCACAGCGGAGATTCAGCAGGTCGTCGATGAAGAAGAGCCGAAGAGACTTGCAGAACATAGTGAAGAAATGAACACAACACTTAAAGCAGTTGTGGCTGAAGGTGGCCTGAAAAGTACCCGTAAATACACGTTTTCGGAGAGCGATCCATTCTTAGACTGCGTGCGTATTCTTCGGGAGCGGGCGGGATCCAATTCAGCAGTCCTAGTGATCGATAACCTGGAAATGATTTTCAGCAGCGCCGCTTTGATGGAGGAATTGGCCTCTATCGTGATTCTTCTCGATGATGCTCGCTACGCAAAATTCAGTGTAAAGTTGCTCATCGTCGGAGTTCCAAGTGATGCGAAGCGCTACCTGTCGAAGACTCATGCAAGTGTCGGAAACCGTCTTTCCGAGATCCCGGAAGTTTCAAATCTTTCATCTGATCAAGTGCGCACACTTATAAAAACTGGCTTCAGCCTGCTCAAGCTTGAGCTAGACGAAGAGACTCTCGACATGTGGCAAAAGCATGTATTTGAAATAACAATGGGCTACGCCCAGCCAGTACAAGAATACTGCCAGCAGCTTGGCTATGTGTTGGAGGATTCCAACTGGAAAATTGAACCAGAGCAACTGAAAGAAGCCAATATCGCCTGGCTCAAGCAAGGTCTCAGTCAAGCGTCAGGACTCATAAATGAATGGATGAACAAACGCGAAACCAAAGCGGGGCGGCGCAATCAGGTTTTATATGTCTTGTCGAAAAGCAAAAAAAAGACCTTCCATGTAAATGATGTCGAAAGTGCACTGCGGCTTGAATTTGCCTCCAGTACAAAACCTGATCAAACTCTTGGGGTAGGCCAAATTCTAAGCGAGTTGAGTAAAGGTCAGAATGCGATTCTAAAGCGCACACAAAGCGAGGCTAGTTACGAATTTCGAGATGCGCGGTTTGCGATGGCTCTGAGAGCTTCCCTTTACAAGGATCCGCATCGGTTTAAGATCAGCAAGCTAGATTCCCCGGTAGCAGACATCGAGTAACGTCAGCGACCGAACTTCTGTTTGCCTTGCATTTGGCTCATCATTCTTTGCTGGGCTTTGATGCCGCCTCCGCCGCCCATGTTTTTGAACATCTTGGACATTTGGCTGTACTGGCGGAGGAGGTTGTTGACCTCCTGGACGGTGGTGCCGGAGCCGGTGGCTATGCGCTTGCGGCGGCTGCCGTTGATGATGTCGGCGTTCTGGCGCTCTTTGTTGGTCATCGAGTTGATGATGTTCTCGATGCGGCTGAACTGGCTCTCGTCTACGTTTTCGGCGGCCTGGGCCATGCCGGCGAAGGGGCCTACGCTGGGGAGCATCTTTAGGATGCTCTTCATGGAGCCCATCTTCTTGATCTGGCGGAGCTGTTCGCGGAAGTCCTCTAAGGTGAAGCCTTCGCCGGTTAGGGCCTTTTTCGCGAAGTTTTCGGCTTTGCCGCGGTCGAGCTTTTCTTCGGCGCGCTCGAGGAGGGTGGCGATGTCGCCCATGCCCATGA
This window harbors:
- a CDS encoding ATP-binding protein, with translation MLSLFGKEIRPSIDQVFTPRRTEVNRAIYVDRVALEKALIRALGGSLHTMIYGESGSGKSWLYKKVLSDIGALVATANCANAVRLKSLTAEIQQVVDEEEPKRLAEHSEEMNTTLKAVVAEGGLKSTRKYTFSESDPFLDCVRILRERAGSNSAVLVIDNLEMIFSSAALMEELASIVILLDDARYAKFSVKLLIVGVPSDAKRYLSKTHASVGNRLSEIPEVSNLSSDQVRTLIKTGFSLLKLELDEETLDMWQKHVFEITMGYAQPVQEYCQQLGYVLEDSNWKIEPEQLKEANIAWLKQGLSQASGLINEWMNKRETKAGRRNQVLYVLSKSKKKTFHVNDVESALRLEFASSTKPDQTLGVGQILSELSKGQNAILKRTQSEASYEFRDARFAMALRASLYKDPHRFKISKLDSPVADIE